One window of the Solanum stenotomum isolate F172 chromosome 11, ASM1918654v1, whole genome shotgun sequence genome contains the following:
- the LOC125845564 gene encoding osmotin-like protein OSML13 translates to MSTNMDYLIRSSSVFFLLSFVTYTYSTSFEVRNNCPYTIWAASTPIGGGRRLDSGQTWVIDAPRGTKMARIWGRTNCNFDGAGRGSCQTGDCGGVLQCTGWGKSPNTLAEYALNQFSNLDFWDISLIEGFNIPMTFAPTNPSGGKCHAVQCIANINGECPGQLKVPGGCNNPCTIGQCGPNDLSRFFKQRCPDAYSYPQDDPTSLFACPSDSTNYRVVFC, encoded by the coding sequence atgtccACAAACATGGACTATTTGATCAGATCTTCTTCTGTTTTCTTCCTCCTTTCTTTTGTGACTTATACTTATTCTACCTCTTTCGAAGTCCGAAACAACTGTCCATACACCATCTGGGCGGCATCGACCCCGATAGGCGGTGGTCGACGCCTCGATTCAGGCCAGACCTGGGTCATCGATGCGCCGAGGGGCACTAAGATGGCACGTATATGGGGTCGTACTAATTGCAACTTTGATGGTGCTGGTAGAGGTTCTTGCCAGACCGGTGATTGTGGTGGAGTCTTGCAGTGTACCGGGTGGGGTAAATCGCCAAACACCCTAGCCGAATATGCCTTGAACCAATTTAGCAACCTAGATTTCTGGGACATTTCTTTAATCGAAGGATTCAATATACCAATGACTTTCGCCCCGACCAATCCTAGTGGAGGAAAATGCCACGCAGTTCAATGCATAGCCAATATAAATGGTGAATGCCCTGGTCAACTTAAAGTACCCGGAGGATGTAACAATCCTTGTACCATAGGTCAATGTGGTCCTAATGACTTGTCCAGATTTTTCAAACAAAGATGCCCTGATGCATATAGCTACCCACAAGATGATCCTACTAGCTTATTTGCTTGCCCTAGTGATAGTACAAATTATAGGGTTGTGTTTTGCTAA
- the LOC125845704 gene encoding uncharacterized protein LOC125845704: MDIARPMIHVQQVDEDKLKDKKKFCSKRVKATNHEFGQQKTRNGHRSSFQQRSFGLAPSSASVLHQEIGMIRGIRVLRISELRTSHFMREFPKNRQGNEGNRAQSSLAALAESNSQRTTTSGTYGGTNCLYAIASCQDLENSPDVVTGMVRVSLFDPYVAIKFGINSEQLLEPFSVSTPSVPVVSEFLKVFLDDLPGFPHIREVSFRIDILPDTQPVSIPPYRMTSVELKEQLRNLIDKGFI; this comes from the exons ATGGACATAGCTAGGCCTATGATTCATGTACAACAGGTAGATGAGGACAAGTTAAAAGATAAGAAAAAGTTCTGCAGCAAGAGGGTTAAGGCAACAAATCATGAGTTTGGCCAGCAAAAGACTAGGAATGGGCATCGGTCATCTTTCCAGCAAAGGTCATTTGGACTTGCTCCATCGTCAGCTAGTGTGCTGCACCAAGAAATAGGAATGATCAGAGGAATTAGAGTTCTCAGAATTTCAGAGCTCAGG acgAGTCATTTTATGAGAGAATTCCCTAAGAACAGACAGGGTAAtgagggcaatagagcccaatcttctttagCAGCTCTAGCAGAGAGTAATTCCCAAAGAACAACTACTTCAGGAACATACGGAGGTACAAACTGTCTATATGCTATAGCTAGTTGCCAGGATCTGGAGAActcaccagatgttgtcactggtatg GTGCGAGTTTCTCTTTTTGATCCTTATGTAGCCATAAAGTTCGGCATTAACTCCGAACAACTTCTTGAACCCTTTAGTGTTTCCACACCT TCTgttccagttgtgagtgagtttttAAAGGTCTTTCTAGACGATCTTCCCGGATTCCCTCATATAAGAGAAGTAAGCTTCAGAAttgatattcttcctgatactcaACCCgtttctattccgccatatagaatgactTCAGttgagttaaaagagcagttgagaAATCTTattgataagggtttcatctga